A single genomic interval of Cervus elaphus chromosome 19, mCerEla1.1, whole genome shotgun sequence harbors:
- the UTS2B gene encoding urotensin-2B produces the protein MNVILSTTLCFGLLTLLSVMIFLESVHGLPYFIQGNELLPEKEDTDGEELLRALLNKNFGFQRPSNIDIELANKLEELNQLEKLKDQLMEAKDAEMSYAIDGLSSSHPNKRACFWKYCV, from the exons ATGAACGTGATTCTATCAACCACTCTTTGTTTTGGACTCCTAACTTTGTTATCTGTAATGATCTTTTTAGAATCGGTGCATGGGCTGCCATATTTTATTCAAG GAAATGAATTGCTTCCAGAAAAAGAAGATACAGATGGTGAAGAACTATTGCGGGCTCTACTGAACAAAAATTTTGGCTTCCAAAGACCTTCCAACATTG ATATAGAACTGGCTAACAAGTTGGAGGAACTTAACCAG CTGGAAAAGCTGAAAGATCAGCTCATGGAAGCGAAGGATGCTGAGATGTCTTATGCGATAGATGGTCTATCTTCTTCCCATCCTAATAAGCGAG